A stretch of Aerococcaceae bacterium zg-252 DNA encodes these proteins:
- a CDS encoding NUDIX domain-containing protein — MKQRYLTKSAVFLVIEDEQQQYLLQRRFQTGYMDGWLDLGASGHVEAGETARQAARRELLEETGLNIELDRFEFICVAHRNTDSQVYYDFYFHVKITQAEKEIVRINEPMKVSEMVWVNKDELPPDLIEYSRDILQRVEHGERYFEIGWQN; from the coding sequence ATGAAACAACGTTATTTGACAAAGAGTGCTGTCTTTCTTGTCATTGAAGATGAGCAGCAACAATATTTATTACAAAGACGGTTTCAAACAGGCTATATGGACGGTTGGTTAGATTTAGGTGCTTCGGGGCATGTTGAAGCAGGTGAAACGGCTCGACAAGCTGCTAGGCGTGAGTTATTAGAAGAAACAGGGCTAAATATTGAATTAGACCGATTTGAGTTTATTTGTGTTGCTCATCGTAATACGGATAGTCAAGTTTATTATGATTTTTATTTTCATGTGAAGATAACACAAGCAGAAAAAGAAATAGTTCGTATTAATGAACCAATGAAAGTATCAGAAATGGTATGGGTTAATAAAGATGAATTGCCACCAGATTTAATTGAGTATAGTCGTGATATTTTACAACGTGTGGAGCATGGCGAACGATATTTTGAAATTGGGTGGCAAAATTAA
- the nrdI gene encoding class Ib ribonucleoside-diphosphate reductase assembly flavoprotein NrdI, whose product MLIVYLSLTGQTRRFIKKLDLPAIELFPDRPMIEVTEPYIIVAPTYEREVTDLLWEFVETGHNRQYLQGVAGGGNLNFNTLYCFTAKDLSRDFNVPILHLFEFQGNDNDVKKLKEEVEKLGKTKISD is encoded by the coding sequence ATGTTAATAGTTTACCTATCGTTGACAGGGCAAACACGGCGATTTATAAAAAAATTGGACTTACCTGCAATTGAATTATTTCCAGATAGACCCATGATAGAAGTGACAGAGCCTTATATTATCGTAGCACCCACGTATGAACGTGAAGTGACGGATTTGTTATGGGAATTTGTAGAAACAGGGCATAATCGACAGTATTTACAAGGAGTTGCTGGTGGAGGTAACTTGAATTTTAATACGCTCTATTGTTTTACTGCAAAAGATTTAAGCCGTGACTTTAATGTGCCGATATTACATTTATTTGAATTTCAAGGCAATGACAATGATGTAAAAAAATTGAAAGAAGAGGTGGAGAAACTTGGAAAAACCAAGATTAGCGACTAA
- a CDS encoding glycosyltransferase family 4 protein — MFSQAESVKGQGVGSAYREQIEMLTKYCSDEIEILINDYQPTDISHYHTINFPYYLSTFLKKKRGVTVGYVHFLPDTLEGSIKLPSLIQKIFGKYVLSFYKRMDHLVVVNPVFGEELKRFDIPAEKIHYIPNSVSLNRFYEKNDNGLRAKYGFRPNEFIVLGVGQIQKRKGIDDFVQLAQKHPEFTFVWAGGFSFGQMTDGYEKYQKIYDNPPKNLKFTGIIDRELLNDYYNIADVFLLPSFNELFPMSILEAFNCGTPVVVRELDLYRPIIQDYALLADGVEAMSERLVALSQSPELIETYQAKSRQARDYYAHEAVAKQWRKFYRGVLLNRKK, encoded by the coding sequence ATGTTTTCTCAAGCAGAATCTGTTAAAGGACAAGGAGTAGGTAGTGCATACCGTGAACAAATTGAAATGTTAACAAAATATTGTTCGGACGAGATTGAGATTTTAATCAATGATTATCAGCCGACTGATATTTCACATTATCATACGATTAATTTCCCTTATTATTTATCTACTTTTTTGAAAAAAAAGCGTGGTGTTACGGTTGGATATGTGCATTTTTTGCCGGATACTTTAGAGGGGAGTATTAAGTTGCCGTCATTAATTCAAAAGATTTTTGGCAAATATGTACTCTCATTTTATAAACGTATGGACCATTTAGTCGTGGTGAATCCTGTTTTTGGTGAAGAATTAAAACGATTTGATATTCCGGCTGAAAAAATTCATTATATTCCTAATTCGGTATCGCTTAATCGTTTTTATGAAAAAAATGATAATGGTTTGCGTGCCAAGTATGGTTTTCGCCCAAATGAATTCATTGTCTTAGGTGTAGGGCAAATTCAAAAGAGAAAGGGTATTGATGACTTTGTTCAATTAGCACAGAAACACCCAGAATTTACATTTGTGTGGGCTGGTGGTTTTTCGTTTGGGCAAATGACAGACGGATATGAAAAATATCAAAAAATCTATGATAATCCACCGAAAAATTTGAAATTTACCGGTATTATTGATAGAGAATTATTGAATGATTATTATAATATAGCAGATGTGTTTTTATTGCCGTCGTTTAATGAATTGTTCCCAATGAGTATTTTAGAAGCCTTTAATTGTGGGACGCCAGTGGTCGTGAGAGAATTAGACTTATATCGTCCAATTATTCAAGACTATGCGTTGCTAGCTGACGGTGTTGAAGCGATGAGTGAGCGTTTAGTGGCTTTATCTCAGTCGCCAGAGTTAATCGAAACTTATCAAGCTAAATCACGTCAAGCAAGAGATTACTATGCACATGAAGCAGTTGCTAAACAATGGCGTAAGTTTTATCGTGGTGTTTTGCTGAATCGAAAAAAATAA
- a CDS encoding CopY/TcrY family copper transport repressor produces the protein MEKISISPAEWEIMRVVWAHHQLTSREILQVFQHILEWKEGTIKSLINRLIQKQFLIQDTSTKPYVYSAAISEEEAIQQELDAILSRCCTKERGKYIRYLLEQQTLSKADCQLIQQTAQEKHTNAPESIACQCLSGQCTCCKHH, from the coding sequence ATGGAAAAAATATCTATTTCACCAGCTGAATGGGAAATAATGCGTGTTGTTTGGGCACATCATCAATTAACCAGTCGTGAAATTCTTCAAGTATTCCAGCATATTTTGGAATGGAAAGAGGGAACGATTAAATCACTCATTAACCGCCTTATTCAAAAACAATTCTTAATTCAAGATACCTCAACTAAACCCTATGTATATTCTGCTGCCATTAGCGAAGAAGAAGCAATACAACAAGAATTGGATGCCATTCTTAGTCGTTGCTGCACCAAAGAACGTGGCAAATATATTCGCTATCTGCTCGAACAACAAACATTATCTAAAGCAGATTGCCAGCTCATTCAACAAACTGCACAAGAAAAACATACAAATGCACCAGAATCCATTGCTTGTCAATGTCTGTCTGGTCAATGCACTTGCTGTAAACATCATTAG
- a CDS encoding hydrolase translates to MGKKSAPKFESKLRTRIVEVPKEIYEASGIEIFGKRIKSLLFSTDVAIIRNSNAQSVIAVYPFTPLATIMQSIVSIASVPVFVGVGGGTTTGSRSVYLAIQAEQMGAYGVVVNAPMENSVIKEISMNIDIPLIATVSSFNDDFLGKISAGATMLNVSGGARTAELVAHIRSEIGDAFPIIATGGSTPEQIRQTIQAGANAITYTPPTSAEIFAELMKKYRGE, encoded by the coding sequence ATTGGTAAAAAAAGTGCACCTAAATTTGAGTCAAAGTTAAGAACACGTATTGTTGAAGTGCCTAAAGAGATATATGAAGCGTCTGGAATTGAAATTTTTGGCAAACGGATTAAATCATTATTATTTTCTACAGATGTGGCAATTATTCGTAATTCAAATGCACAATCGGTGATTGCTGTTTATCCATTTACACCGCTTGCAACGATTATGCAATCAATTGTGAGTATTGCATCAGTACCTGTTTTCGTTGGAGTTGGTGGTGGGACGACTACTGGAAGTCGTAGTGTCTATTTAGCTATTCAAGCAGAACAAATGGGTGCGTATGGTGTCGTTGTGAATGCACCTATGGAAAATAGTGTGATTAAAGAAATTAGTATGAATATTGATATTCCTTTGATTGCGACTGTTTCCAGTTTTAATGATGATTTTTTAGGTAAAATTAGTGCTGGGGCAACGATGTTAAATGTGTCTGGTGGTGCTCGTACTGCTGAATTAGTTGCGCATATTCGTAGTGAAATTGGTGATGCTTTTCCTATTATCGCTACAGGTGGGTCTACACCTGAGCAAATTAGGCAGACGATTCAAGCTGGTGCTAATGCGATTACTTATACGCCGCCAACTTCTGCTGAAATTTTTGCAGAGTTGATGAAGAAGTATCGAGGTGAATAA
- the cadA gene encoding cadmium-translocating P-type ATPase: protein MKQQFQINGLHCAGCAAKVEQKLNQLPGINEAVVNLITQSATIDYDTKQLDVATIRQTVESLGYQLVDETQSIIHNPTLIQNYHIDGMHCASCAAKVERTIQQLPNIQNASVNLVTEQLTVVWREQADTPIITKAVESLGYRATLTLSPQEQFIITQQNRENQLKERKKQLVSMLSLTLPLFYLTMAPMIHLPIPLWFDSHHHLLRNMLVQFLLTTPILWLARDIFIKGFKALFHLAPNMDSLVAVGTSAAYLQGIGMLIYQVITPAVSQGHPELYFESAAVILTLMKLGKYMEDVAKGKTSQAINELMALAPEIAYRKTNEGKIESIPLAMVQINDLLVVRPGERLGVDGIITEGQSSVDESMITGESLPVSKSIGDTVSSGSINKNGSFTYRVTAIGQETFLSKIITLVQDAQGSKAEIAKLADKISLYFVPTVMFLAVISSLSWLFLAGASFEFALKIFINVLIIACPCALGLATPTAIMVGTGLAAKHGILFKNGTALEMVHKATAIVLDKTGTITEGMPTVTDIDLNEEIDTNDLLIKIAAIESVSEHPLSDAIVHYVDSLNLGELPSVTEFNSISGLGIQGTVQGDTLAIGNAKMMSSIVTLSAEIKIRAEQLAKLGKTPLFVAINNQFSGIISVSDPIKTTSKEAIAQLKRLNLTTYMVTGDNQHTANAIASSLHLDGVYSEVLPVDKSSIVATLQEHHTVIMVGDGINDAPALAQADIGIAIGSGTDIAIESADVVLMHNQLNDVLTAIKLSHATLRTIKQNLFWAFAYNVIGIPIAMGLVHALFNGPLLNPMVAALSMSFSSVSVLLNSLRLRFFKI from the coding sequence ATGAAACAACAATTTCAAATTAACGGTTTGCATTGTGCTGGTTGTGCAGCAAAAGTTGAGCAAAAATTAAATCAGCTCCCTGGTATCAATGAAGCTGTTGTCAATTTAATAACGCAGTCGGCAACCATTGATTATGATACGAAACAACTAGATGTTGCCACGATTCGCCAAACTGTCGAATCACTCGGTTATCAATTAGTCGATGAAACGCAATCAATCATTCATAACCCTACTTTAATTCAAAACTATCACATCGACGGCATGCACTGTGCAAGTTGTGCAGCGAAAGTGGAACGAACGATTCAACAACTACCAAATATTCAAAATGCCAGTGTTAATCTCGTTACAGAACAATTAACTGTCGTTTGGAGAGAACAAGCTGATACACCTATCATTACCAAAGCAGTCGAATCTCTCGGCTATCGCGCAACCTTAACGCTCTCTCCACAAGAACAATTCATTATAACACAACAAAATAGAGAAAATCAGTTAAAAGAACGAAAAAAACAACTCGTATCAATGCTATCCTTAACGCTACCACTCTTTTATCTAACAATGGCACCAATGATTCATTTACCGATTCCACTTTGGTTCGATAGTCATCATCATTTATTACGAAATATGCTAGTACAATTTTTATTAACTACTCCTATTTTATGGCTAGCTCGAGATATTTTTATTAAAGGTTTCAAAGCACTTTTCCATTTAGCACCGAATATGGATTCATTAGTCGCTGTCGGGACGAGTGCAGCCTATTTACAAGGAATTGGTATGTTAATCTATCAAGTTATCACACCGGCAGTTTCACAAGGACACCCAGAACTATATTTTGAATCTGCTGCCGTTATTTTAACCTTGATGAAATTAGGAAAATATATGGAAGATGTCGCTAAAGGAAAAACAAGTCAAGCCATTAATGAATTAATGGCACTAGCTCCAGAAATAGCTTATCGCAAAACAAATGAAGGGAAAATAGAATCCATACCATTAGCAATGGTGCAAATCAATGATTTATTAGTGGTACGTCCAGGTGAGCGTCTAGGAGTTGACGGTATCATTACAGAGGGGCAATCATCGGTCGATGAATCAATGATTACAGGAGAAAGTTTACCTGTTTCAAAAAGTATCGGCGATACTGTATCCAGTGGGAGCATTAATAAAAACGGCAGTTTCACCTACCGTGTAACAGCGATTGGTCAAGAAACCTTTCTATCAAAAATCATTACACTGGTTCAAGATGCACAAGGTAGCAAGGCAGAAATTGCGAAACTAGCCGATAAAATTTCATTATATTTTGTGCCAACTGTCATGTTTTTAGCCGTAATAAGTAGTTTGAGTTGGCTATTTCTAGCAGGTGCTTCATTTGAGTTTGCATTAAAAATCTTTATCAATGTCTTAATCATTGCCTGTCCATGTGCTCTAGGCTTAGCAACACCAACTGCTATTATGGTCGGGACTGGTCTAGCAGCCAAACATGGAATTCTTTTTAAAAATGGGACTGCACTTGAAATGGTTCATAAAGCAACAGCCATTGTATTAGATAAAACAGGTACGATTACAGAAGGAATGCCTACCGTTACAGATATTGACTTAAACGAAGAAATTGATACTAATGACTTACTCATAAAAATAGCAGCCATTGAATCCGTATCGGAACATCCATTATCAGATGCTATTGTACACTATGTTGACAGCTTGAATTTAGGTGAATTGCCTAGCGTTACAGAATTTAATAGTATATCCGGTTTGGGTATTCAAGGAACTGTTCAAGGTGATACTTTGGCAATTGGTAACGCCAAAATGATGTCATCTATCGTGACGCTGAGTGCCGAAATAAAAATTCGTGCTGAACAATTAGCAAAATTAGGAAAAACACCTTTATTTGTCGCAATCAATAATCAATTTTCGGGTATCATCAGTGTCAGCGACCCTATTAAAACTACGAGTAAAGAGGCAATCGCCCAATTGAAACGCTTGAACTTAACCACCTATATGGTAACTGGCGATAATCAACATACAGCAAACGCAATCGCATCATCACTCCATTTAGATGGTGTGTACAGTGAAGTACTCCCAGTCGACAAGAGCAGCATTGTGGCTACCTTACAAGAACATCATACCGTCATCATGGTTGGAGACGGTATTAACGATGCTCCTGCACTAGCACAAGCTGATATAGGAATTGCGATTGGTTCTGGTACGGATATTGCGATTGAATCAGCCGATGTTGTCTTAATGCATAATCAATTAAACGATGTACTAACAGCGATTAAATTGAGCCACGCAACACTACGTACAATTAAGCAAAATTTATTCTGGGCTTTCGCATATAATGTGATTGGAATCCCCATTGCAATGGGATTAGTTCATGCACTTTTTAATGGTCCACTATTAAATCCCATGGTCGCTGCTCTCTCCATGAGCTTTAGCTCGGTATCAGTCTTACTAAACTCACTAAGATTACGATTTTTTAAAATATAG
- the guaC gene encoding GMP reductase — MEVFDYEDIQLIPNKCIVTSRSECDTTVTFGPRTFKIPVVPANMQTVINEELAVWFAENDYFYIMHRFDEEGRKPFVKMMQEKGLFASISVGIKPYEYDFIRELASENLIPEYITIDVAHGHSDEVIKMIQFIKQHLPGAFVIAGNVGTPEGVRELEYAGADATKVGVGPGRVCITKLKTGFGTGGWQLAAVRLCAKAARKPIIADGGIRHNGDIAKSIRFGASMVMIGSLLAAHEESPGVTRKVDGKIYKEYFGSASEFQKGERKNVEGKIELIPTRGRLEDTLREMQQDLQSSISYAGGKDLDAIRKVDYVIVRNTVYNGDR, encoded by the coding sequence ATGGAAGTATTTGACTACGAAGATATCCAGCTAATCCCTAACAAATGTATCGTTACTAGCCGTTCTGAATGCGATACAACCGTCACTTTTGGCCCACGTACATTCAAAATCCCAGTTGTACCTGCCAATATGCAGACTGTTATTAATGAAGAATTAGCTGTTTGGTTTGCTGAAAATGATTATTTTTATATTATGCACCGCTTTGACGAAGAAGGTCGTAAGCCATTTGTCAAAATGATGCAAGAAAAAGGTTTATTTGCATCAATCAGTGTTGGTATTAAACCTTACGAATATGATTTTATTCGTGAATTAGCATCTGAAAATTTAATTCCTGAATATATTACCATTGATGTGGCTCATGGTCATTCCGATGAAGTAATTAAAATGATTCAATTCATCAAGCAACATTTACCAGGTGCCTTTGTCATCGCTGGTAATGTCGGCACACCTGAAGGTGTTCGTGAATTAGAATATGCAGGAGCTGATGCTACTAAGGTTGGTGTCGGCCCAGGTCGTGTATGTATTACGAAATTAAAAACAGGTTTTGGTACTGGTGGGTGGCAATTAGCAGCCGTTCGTTTATGTGCCAAAGCTGCTAGAAAACCGATTATCGCAGACGGTGGTATTCGCCACAATGGTGACATCGCCAAATCCATTCGTTTTGGTGCCTCAATGGTCATGATTGGTTCATTATTAGCTGCTCATGAAGAAAGCCCAGGTGTCACACGCAAAGTAGACGGTAAAATCTATAAAGAATACTTCGGTAGTGCATCTGAATTCCAAAAAGGTGAACGTAAAAATGTTGAAGGTAAAATCGAATTGATTCCGACACGTGGACGTTTAGAAGATACTTTAAGAGAAATGCAACAAGATTTACAATCGTCAATCTCTTATGCCGGTGGAAAAGATTTAGATGCTATTCGTAAAGTAGATTACGTTATCGTGCGTAATACGGTATATAATGGCGATAGATAA
- the tkt gene encoding transketolase, producing the protein MTTQTLSVNTLRALSVDQIEAANSGHPGLPLGAAPMAYALWSEHLRVTPTESKWINRDRFILSAGHGSALLYSLLHVSGFDVSLEDLKQFRQFNSKTPGHPEVGHTDGVEATTGPLGQGVAQAVGMALAETHLAAEYNTEEHQVIDHYTYTLVGDGDLMEGVAYEALSFAGKQQLGKLVVLYDSNDISLDGDLNMAFNENIQQRFESQNWHYLRVEDGNDVAAISDAIAAAKAHTSQPTLIEIKTVIGYGSPKQGTSAVHGAPLGATDWETTKANYGWNHPAFTVPAEAQADFDEKVKERGLKAYEAWTALFADYQAKYPEKAAALLAAFADELPEAYEYALNYVSTDTKADASRNSSGRAIQALSEAVPFFWGGSADLSGSNKTMVSKETAFMPDNRSGRNIWFGVREFAMAAIMNGVQLHGGSRVYGGTFFVFTDYLKAAVRLAALSNIPVTYVMTHDSIAVGEDGPTHEPIEQLAAFRALPNLNVLRPADENETYAAWKVAIESTNRPTMLVLTRQNLPVLSVASDVLETGVRKGGYVISPAQAQEPAGILLASGSEVALAIEAQTVLREKGVDVSVVSMPAMNLFDEQDAAYKESVLPSAVRNRVSIEMGSTFGWGKYVGLDGVSVGIDRFGASGNGDTVVAEYGFTVENIVKTYLDAFAN; encoded by the coding sequence ATGACAACACAAACATTATCAGTGAATACATTGCGTGCTTTAAGTGTCGATCAAATTGAAGCAGCAAATTCTGGACATCCAGGCTTACCACTAGGTGCTGCACCAATGGCTTATGCTTTATGGAGCGAACATTTACGTGTAACACCTACAGAGTCAAAATGGATTAACCGTGACCGTTTTATTTTATCAGCAGGACATGGTTCAGCATTATTATATAGTTTATTACATGTATCTGGTTTTGATGTTAGCTTGGAAGATTTAAAACAATTCCGTCAATTCAATAGTAAAACTCCAGGACATCCTGAAGTAGGGCATACAGACGGTGTAGAAGCTACGACTGGTCCTTTAGGACAAGGTGTGGCTCAAGCGGTAGGTATGGCTTTAGCAGAAACGCATTTAGCTGCTGAATACAATACAGAAGAACATCAAGTGATTGACCACTATACCTATACTTTAGTAGGTGACGGTGATTTAATGGAGGGTGTAGCGTACGAGGCTTTATCTTTTGCTGGTAAACAACAATTAGGTAAATTAGTTGTGTTATACGATAGTAATGATATTTCATTAGACGGTGATTTAAATATGGCGTTTAATGAAAATATTCAACAACGTTTTGAATCGCAAAACTGGCATTATTTACGTGTAGAAGACGGAAACGATGTGGCTGCTATTTCAGACGCAATTGCAGCAGCAAAAGCACATACTAGTCAACCAACATTAATTGAAATTAAAACAGTAATTGGTTATGGTTCTCCTAAACAAGGAACTTCTGCTGTACATGGGGCACCATTGGGAGCAACTGATTGGGAAACGACAAAAGCGAATTATGGTTGGAATCACCCTGCATTTACAGTGCCAGCAGAAGCACAAGCAGACTTTGATGAAAAAGTAAAAGAGCGTGGCTTAAAAGCCTATGAGGCTTGGACTGCTTTATTTGCAGATTATCAAGCAAAATATCCTGAGAAAGCAGCAGCGTTGTTAGCAGCCTTTGCAGATGAGTTACCAGAAGCTTATGAGTATGCGTTGAATTATGTGTCTACGGATACGAAAGCAGATGCAAGTCGTAATTCAAGTGGACGTGCGATTCAGGCATTGTCTGAAGCCGTACCATTCTTCTGGGGTGGGTCAGCTGACTTATCTGGGTCAAATAAAACAATGGTAAGCAAAGAAACAGCATTTATGCCAGATAATCGTAGTGGACGCAATATTTGGTTTGGTGTACGTGAATTTGCTATGGCAGCGATAATGAATGGTGTACAATTACATGGTGGTTCTCGTGTATATGGTGGGACATTCTTTGTCTTTACGGATTATTTAAAAGCAGCTGTACGTTTAGCAGCATTATCAAATATTCCAGTTACTTATGTAATGACACACGATTCGATTGCAGTAGGTGAAGACGGCCCGACCCATGAGCCGATTGAACAATTAGCAGCTTTTAGAGCATTACCAAACTTAAATGTTTTACGCCCTGCTGATGAAAACGAAACGTATGCAGCTTGGAAAGTGGCAATAGAATCAACGAATCGTCCAACCATGTTAGTCTTAACACGTCAAAATTTACCAGTATTATCGGTAGCGTCAGATGTATTGGAAACGGGTGTGCGTAAAGGTGGTTATGTGATTTCACCTGCTCAAGCTCAAGAACCAGCTGGTATCTTATTAGCAAGTGGTTCAGAAGTGGCTTTAGCAATTGAGGCTCAAACGGTATTGCGTGAAAAAGGTGTAGACGTATCTGTTGTATCAATGCCAGCGATGAATTTATTTGATGAGCAAGATGCAGCGTATAAGGAAAGTGTCTTACCGAGTGCTGTTCGCAATCGTGTATCAATTGAAATGGGCTCAACATTTGGTTGGGGCAAATATGTTGGCTTAGACGGTGTATCAGTCGGTATCGACCGTTTTGGAGCGTCTGGAAATGGTGATACAGTAGTTGCTGAGTATGGCTTTACTGTAGAAAATATTGTGAAAACTTACTTAGACGCATTCGCAAATTAA
- a CDS encoding ATP-binding cassette domain-containing protein, which yields MINVSNVSLQFPDRKLFDEVNITFNQGNCYGVIGANGAGKSTFLKILAGEIAPTTGAVTMDPHERLAVLNQNHYGFEQYNVIETVMMGHKELYDIMKEKDAIYMKEDFSDEDGIRAGELEGLFAEMGGWEAESEASNMLQGLGIPTDMHYSQMSDLIEADKIKVLLAQALFGKPDNLLLDEPTNGLDAQAIDWLSDFIIDFPNTVIVVSHDRHFLNTVCTHMADVDFGKIKIYVGNYDFWLQSSQLAAKMAADQNAKKEEQIKELQAFIARFSANASKSKQATSRKKLLDKITLDDIQPSSRRYPFVGFSPEREIGNDLLRVEGLSKTIDGEKVLDNITFTLNRDDKVAFLSRNDNAVTAFFDIIMGKAEPDSGTFEWGVTTSQTYLPRNSGDEFDGVELSIVDWLRQYAAKEEQDNTFLRSFLGRMLFSGDDVMKPVNVLSGGEKVRCLLSKMMLSKANVLVMDQPTNHLDLESITALNEGLIKFKSAILIASHDYEVLNTTCNRVIELTPTGAFDRLNTKYEEYVEDKELQKRVAAMYPEN from the coding sequence ATGATTAATGTATCAAATGTAAGTTTACAATTTCCAGACCGTAAATTGTTTGATGAAGTCAATATTACCTTTAACCAAGGAAACTGTTACGGCGTCATCGGAGCCAACGGTGCTGGAAAATCAACCTTTTTAAAAATTTTAGCCGGAGAGATTGCCCCTACAACAGGAGCCGTTACAATGGACCCACACGAACGCTTAGCCGTATTAAACCAAAACCACTATGGGTTTGAACAATATAATGTCATCGAAACGGTTATGATGGGCCATAAAGAGCTTTACGACATTATGAAAGAGAAAGACGCTATCTACATGAAAGAAGATTTTTCTGATGAAGACGGTATTCGTGCTGGAGAATTAGAGGGTCTATTTGCTGAAATGGGTGGCTGGGAAGCTGAATCTGAAGCAAGTAACATGTTACAAGGTTTAGGAATCCCAACAGATATGCACTACTCTCAAATGAGTGATTTAATTGAAGCTGATAAAATCAAAGTATTACTGGCACAAGCACTATTTGGTAAGCCAGATAATTTATTATTAGATGAGCCAACCAACGGTTTAGATGCCCAAGCAATAGATTGGTTAAGTGATTTTATTATCGACTTCCCAAATACAGTCATCGTTGTTTCACACGACCGTCACTTTTTAAATACAGTCTGTACACATATGGCAGACGTTGACTTCGGTAAAATTAAAATTTATGTTGGGAACTATGATTTCTGGTTACAATCTAGTCAATTAGCTGCGAAAATGGCAGCTGACCAAAATGCGAAAAAAGAAGAACAAATCAAAGAGTTACAAGCCTTTATCGCTCGTTTCTCTGCTAATGCGTCAAAATCAAAACAAGCCACTTCACGTAAAAAATTATTAGATAAAATTACATTAGATGACATTCAACCGTCATCACGCCGTTATCCTTTTGTCGGCTTTTCACCAGAACGTGAAATCGGTAATGACTTACTCCGTGTTGAAGGGTTATCTAAAACAATTGACGGTGAAAAAGTATTGGATAATATTACTTTCACTTTAAATCGTGATGATAAAGTAGCCTTTTTAAGTCGTAATGATAATGCTGTCACTGCTTTCTTCGACATTATTATGGGTAAAGCAGAACCGGATTCTGGTACTTTTGAATGGGGTGTCACAACGAGTCAAACTTATTTACCACGTAATTCTGGTGACGAATTTGACGGAGTTGAATTATCAATCGTTGATTGGTTACGTCAATATGCTGCAAAAGAAGAACAAGACAATACATTTTTACGCAGTTTCTTAGGCCGTATGTTATTCTCAGGTGACGATGTAATGAAACCTGTTAATGTTTTATCCGGTGGGGAAAAAGTACGCTGTTTATTATCAAAAATGATGTTATCAAAAGCAAATGTACTCGTAATGGACCAACCAACTAACCACTTAGACTTAGAATCAATCACTGCGTTAAACGAGGGCTTAATCAAATTTAAGAGTGCCATTTTAATTGCTTCTCACGACTACGAAGTATTAAATACAACATGTAACCGTGTCATTGAATTAACACCTACAGGTGCTTTTGACCGATTAAATACAAAATATGAAGAATACGTTGAAGACAAAGAACTTCAAAAACGTGTCGCTGCCATGTATCCAGAAAACTAA
- a CDS encoding NUDIX hydrolase N-terminal domain-containing protein, with protein MNKLNIVDWAKELHALAETGLFFTKDVFDKERFERIKQISFEMLAQVAEEPVDKIAELYLEEKGYQTPKVDTRAIVWRGDKLLLVQENDGLWVLPGGWMDVTQTISSNIRKEVFEEAGMEVEVGRLVAIHDRNIHNPGLNPFTILKIFVECQYVSGMFRPNSETVASGFFAEDEIPPLMERKTSTEQVRLAFEAKKQGEKWQPIFD; from the coding sequence GTGAATAAGTTGAACATTGTAGATTGGGCTAAGGAATTACATGCTCTTGCTGAAACTGGGCTGTTTTTTACTAAAGATGTTTTTGATAAGGAACGTTTTGAACGTATAAAACAAATTTCTTTTGAAATGCTAGCTCAAGTAGCAGAGGAGCCGGTTGATAAGATTGCAGAATTATATTTAGAAGAAAAAGGTTATCAAACTCCTAAAGTGGATACACGTGCAATTGTTTGGCGTGGGGATAAATTGTTATTGGTACAAGAAAATGACGGATTATGGGTTTTACCGGGTGGCTGGATGGATGTTACTCAGACGATTTCATCTAATATTCGTAAAGAAGTGTTTGAAGAGGCTGGAATGGAAGTTGAAGTTGGGCGTTTAGTGGCGATTCATGACCGAAATATACATAATCCTGGACTTAATCCTTTTACAATTTTAAAAATTTTTGTAGAGTGTCAGTATGTTTCAGGAATGTTTCGACCTAATTCTGAAACAGTGGCGAGTGGATTTTTTGCAGAAGATGAAATACCACCTTTAATGGAACGCAAGACGTCCACCGAACAAGTGAGATTGGCGTTTGAGGCGAAGAAACAAGGCGAAAAATGGCAACCAATATTTGATTAA